From the Trifolium pratense cultivar HEN17-A07 linkage group LG4, ARS_RC_1.1, whole genome shotgun sequence genome, the window CCTCATTTATTATgagataaaatattaaaaataagtaagttagttgaattaagagtaattaaataagggcatacatggaataaatttaaatttttaagagtattaaatgaaaataactatgtatAATGTGTTTCATTagtatgtgtaattttttcaaagtgttccttagcTTTAAGCTATTCCGAAGGGTATTAGACAAGGTTCTACATAAATAAAAGTTATGGTAACTTTAGTATATTTATCGGAGTTTTTTAGAGATGGATGAAAAAGAATTTGATAGTTAAGACGAGAGAGAGTTAGGTTTGTACACGAAGGAACAACACAAGACAAATATTTAAGATATTAAACACATTTTGTCTTGTATGATGTCTGATgtacaaaatttcaatttttgtccattttatTAACCCCCTTGTTTATCGAGTTTCAGgaatagttttaaaattaaataaagtacAAATGGTCCTATCCAGTTAGGGGCGGATGCACACTATGCTCAATGGGGGTTGCTGACCCCACTACCTTAATATTGTTTTAACcaattaaatgttattttgctATCATGACCTCACTTTCAAATATAATGTTAATGTTATCCCCCCCATAGGAAAATGTGAAGCGTTCTATTGATTTCCCAACTTGTTGTTTCTAAATCTAAAGACTGACCTCTCTCGGCTTGTTGTTGGTCAGAGAGTAAGGGAAGACCAACTGTGACTGTATAACTCCTCAATATTTCACCCCACGTTTCAAGAGGTCTTCGCAGACAGATTTAGTCCTCTCTCTATCCAACTGGCCGAATTAGACCAAGGTGAATCTTCATACCACAGGAACTAGTCCCTCAAATTTTACTAGgtgtattgattttttttaagagaatgtGTGGCATTCAGCCCAATAAAGTCGATATTGCGGATCAGGCTTGGACAAAACTATGTTTTTTTGACCAGTTAAATGTTATTTTGTTCTCATGACCTCACTTCAAATATTATGTTATCCCcacaaattataaaatgttagggcccgtttggtgcacaggataaaagacaggatatgataactgtatcatatcctgtttcagtccagtgtttggtgacacaacagaatatgataagttaatcctgtagcttatcctatcctgtctctctagttaaaatttttatcctgaatttgagctgggttaccagcaggataggataaaatatttttttactgatttattctataaaatatattttaaaataaaaaaaatgaaaattaataaaatataaataataaaataatttgatagtaaattaataataaaataattaatttttaaatatacaagtgattttctcacaagggtaattttgtaatttacataatctaaaaaaatcaaaattatactaaaattacaatattttaaagtaaactaattattaaaaaattgtaaaatatggatattaatttaaattttataaaaaattaaatataattattttgcaatggtatttttattattttcatatgagatatatcatatactccctccggtcctttttataaggaacactttgaaaaaatcacacagaccaatgaaacacatttaacatagttattttcatttaatactcttataaatttaaatttattccatgtatacccttatttaattactctttattcaactaacttacttatttttaaattctctctcataataaataagggcataagtgaaattgaacatttaaaatatttgaaaattggtcaaagtttcttataaaaaggaccaaattttttgccctaagtgttccttataaaaaggaccggagggagtatttatttagcttatatAACATGTATATAccattgagttatttatttgatcatgattcatataaaaaattaaactttattattttctcatgttttttatttaaaactatataaagttatttgattacttatttatattttttatttaaaaaattcaaagtattacaaaataattttttaaaaataacaattgatttacaagggtaattttgtcatttaaatattttatatattttatcatattattatgagcaagtatgtattaaaaacatgatataatagttatcatgtttattatcctgtgtgcaccaaacacaagataGGATAACTAAGGATAagtgttatcctgctgatatcatatcttatccttatcctgttttatatcatatcctatcactatcctatcctgcgcaccaaacagacccttaatgtATATGTTTCCTTTCATATGATTGGGATGTCCAGAAATACCAATTTAGTTGGGATGTTTTAACTTCCCTTAATGTTTACATGTTTCTTAacttatcttaaaaaaaaaaaaaatttatctcacaaaatatgttaatattttcatcctcataaatttgtttgttttgattttattccTAAGGACTGGGTTATGTTCATAATATTGTCAAGAttacgattttttttatttttatctttttatatttaatatgtaTCAATATTATTGCAAACCTCACAATGTTCATATCatgttaaaaaaacataatccaGAAGATATAAAAATTGTGCCTAtggaccaaaaataaaatagaaagttTTAGGAGGACGAAATAATGTCAATTTCTTATAATTTATGtatgaaaaatttatttttatctcaaaataaaaaatgcccCCATTACTTAAAATGTCTCAATATGTGTCTATGTCCAATCCTTTACTTTTTAACCGATTAAATGTAAATaaattgacatttttattataataaaattagcatgtaacctaaaaaaaaatttaattaactaaatataaaaatgtatttcTAGAAccgaaattatatttttaaatatgtgtCTTTAGACCAAATGTTGGATTTTTCTAATTTATCCCTTGATAATATGGAGTGTTTACCCATCAAcgaataaaaataagttatatacACATGAAAGATTACAAATTAATTATGAGTATCAAATACAAATCTATTTAAGTGATTTCTTCTATCGGTTAGACAAATAATTGTTAATGTAAGAAATCTGTGGTGAGATTCCAGTCACCAAAAATCTGACAGTATCTCTATCCAAATCAAGAACCTTGCCACATGGCATCCAACAAAACAATTAACATTACCTTAAACCATCCAATGAGAGATCACCTTATCCTATCCGCAATCTTACTCACACCATAGCCACCAAATAATTGTAACAATCACATTCTCAACCAACACAAAACCTCTTGAAAACAAGTTTGTTTTGtagaacaacaaaaaatagttaacaGAAAAAAAGCTAGCTAGCAATGGCAGCCTCACTACAAGCAGCTGCTACTTTCATGCAACCAACAAAGTTACGTAGTAACAGTTTGCAGCTTAAGTCTACTCAATCTGTTTCTAAGGCTTTTGGTTTGGAACATTATGGTGCTAAGGTTACTTGTTCCCTTCAGAATGATTTCAAGGAGTTGGCTAACAAGTGTGTTGAAGCTTCTAAGATTGCTGGGTTTGCTCTTGCTACCTCTGCTCTTGTTGTCTCTGTATGTTTTCCTTGTCTCTATTCTTTTCTATTTGATACATTAGTTGTTGCATGAATATATTGCTGAATTtactgtttttttgttttgtttataatgaCTTAGTTAAGTTTAAGGTTCTACTATAGAATCTTGTCAATTCCATTAACTAATTGTGATGAATGGATTGCTTTGGTTTGAAGTAGTTACAAGTCAATTTGATTAAGGAGGTCAATTAGACAATAATAAGATGCAATGGAATATCTTAGACAccattataatttaattttaacttGTACCATAAGGTATATGTTTTCCGTCCTCGTAAAAAATCACGATCTTTCAAGTTTAGTCCATATTTCTAAAACTTATCAAAAAAAGATAGCATGATAAGAAGTAATAAATAGCAAATATAAAGCAAAACAAGGACTAAACTTAAAAGGTTAGAattttatagagactaaaaacatGTTTAACCATCACATACTCAATACAAGGGGTTTGGTTTGTGATGTTAATTCCCAAGTCTCACTTAACCAAATGTAGACTTAACTTGAATTCACCTTGGATCCTCTCCAGACTCATCAGCCAGAGGTCGGCTGATGGATAAATCCATCTGTCGACCTCTGATTGCAGACATAGGAGAGGATCCAGACCCACTTTAATGGGATGCTAATTTATGCAAGTCTCAAGCACATGGCTCAATCATGTAAAACCAAATTAGATAACTGATTAATTTGCTAAGTGTTTACTAGTTGGCCTGCTTGTtccattatatatatgattttcatTGTTGATGactaaaaataagaatataaataaatacaggGAGCAGGTGCAGAAGGTGCTCCAAAGAGGTTAACCTTTGACGAAATCCAAAGTAAAACATACTTGGAAGTCAAAGGAACAGGAACAGCAAACCAATGTCCAACCATTGATGGAGGAGTAGACTCATTTGCCTTCAAAGCAGGAAAATACAACGCCAAGAAATTCTGCCTCGAACCAACTTCATTCACAGTTAAAGCAGAAGGCGTAAACAAAAACTCCCCACTCACATTCCAAAACACCAAACTTATGACACGTTTAACCTACACTCTTGATGAGATCGAAGGACCCTTCGAGGTTTCATCAGACGGAACTGTCAAATTCGAGGAGAAAGACGGAATTGACTACGCTGCTGTCACCGTTCAGCTACCTGGTGGTGAGCGTGTGCCGTTCCTTTTCACCATCAAGCAGTTAGTAGCATCAGGGAAACCCGATAGCTTCAGTGGCGAGTATTTGGTACCATCATACAGAGGAAGCTCTTTCTTGGACCCAAAGGGAAGAGGTGCATCAACCGGTTATGACAACGCTGTTGCGTTGCCAGCTGGTGGAAGAGGAGATGAAGAAGAACTTGGTAAGGAAAACAACAAGAGTGCTGCATCATCTAAAGGGAAAATCACATTGAGTGTTACTCAGTCTAAGCCCGAGACTGGTGAGCTTATCGGTGTGTTTGAGAGTATTCAGCCATCTGATACTGATTTGGGTGCTAAAGCTCCAAAGGATGTTAAGATCCAAGGTGTTTGGTATGCTCAGCTTGAATCATAGATAGCTATAGCTAGCTTCTTTGTTCTGCTTTATTTTGTTGTAAACTTCAAGAGTGTTGATGCATTATCCTTTGACTCAACAACTTTCAAAACCTGAGAGGATTGTCATGTTTGTATATTATATCGACGTTCAATTACAATCAATATGCTTTTAATGTCGagattaattaaaatttcatgGTATTGCCAatgttttgaaaattgaaattaggtTTGCAGCCGCAATTGTTGTTGCAAATATGAAATATGGTTTTTGGATTCTCACATTGCAATAAATACTAATATTGCATTTTATcctgaattttattttacatatgTTATCATGGATCACCTAACATTGGTGGTCCATAATTAACAAGATTTGTATTTGATGATACTCACAAATGAGAAATGTCCAACATTACTTCCCTTACACTCAACAAGTTAAATGCTTTGCTTTCTTCTATGCAATGGATTCTTGGGGTTCTTCTACCTTGTGTTCTTCAACTACTATATGAGATAGAGGAGCTCTAGATTATTAGATGCAATGTTCTTGCAAACATGTATCATGCTAGTTTTGGAAGTTTTATTGGGCCTATTATATCAAAACAGAAAATGTGATAACTCCAGCACTCTGAAAATTTGCAGGGTATCTGTATCCATCCTTCTTACTACTGTAGTTCTTATATGAGGCACAATATATGATATTAGAGTTTGTTTGGTGGTTAGGATAAGAGAGATAAAATATGACAAATACTCATATGTTGCTTTAGTCTAAtgcttgattttttttgacaaaatagtCTAATGCTTGTTGAGCCATTGACATCTTATCATGTctctaattaaatttttatccTATGGGGGAGGATGAGTTGAATATTAGGTAGGATGTCAATTTGTATAAGCAAATACGGGTTCATGAGGGGACTATCATGTTTGCTCTGAAGATAGAGAATTTTTCCCTGTGAAAATAGGGATGTAAGAAAGTTCTCCGAGGATAGTGCGGGGATGGAGATGAGGATGATAGCCCCCATCCcgaacaaattaataaaatagtatattttataGTTGTATATAAAAGTGTTTAATGTTATATTATTTGTACtttcacataatatgtataaaaatttaGTATAAGTAATGTTTACCATAATTtcttaatataattttgttttatggtaaaattttatttatttttaataattaatcgattaaaaataatagaaatttacTTCTTTTTTATGCTAATGGGATTCCGTGAGGATCCGCAAGAATGAGGATGTAGAGGAAAAAACTCCCGCGGTGGATAATGGGGATGGGGGATAATTTGAATGACATGATAAGGAGTGGGTTTCCGACAACACCCTGCGCCATTGGGTCACTTTGTGGATCTCCTCTTTGACAAAGTTTGGAAGTGGAAGGTACTTTGTGGAAAATTGCTCATGGAAGACTTCTCACAAATGAAGAAAGAGTAAGAATATGTATGACTTATGATATTGAGTGTGGTCGATGTATGGAATCCCTAGTGTTAATTTTGCTTATTTTGGGAGATTGTGAAGATACAAAGGAGCTATGGTTCAGAGTCATAAAAGAAGAACATTTTAGTCTTTGATATTTTGCTTGGATTGAATGAAACTTGACGTGTAAGAACATCGATAATCTACCTTGGGATATACTACTATctattttctttgttgttaTGATGTGGGCTCTTTGGAGGACAGAAACATGCTCAAAAATCCTACTATGAACCTTGAATTGCATTATACTCCTTAGCAGTGACACTAATAAATGTACAGACCTTGCACATCGAGCTCATTTTACTTCTTTCAACTTGGCAGTGATgaactttcattttcttttgttagaAGATTCTCCTGATGTgacattttcttttgttacGACCTTACTTGAACATGATCTGTTCTATAGGATCGTACTACTGTGTCCTTGATTTTTAAGAAGACGAAAACATAAATCTGGAAGATGAATTATGATcgtgtgatcaaggcatgattAACGGTTCTGTGGCGATATCCTACGGGAATCATCACAACATACTGTAGATGATCGTTCTCAGCTAGCACAGTCTAATTGGGTTGGTCACACGGTTGTCTGACAGATTTCCAACACTTTTTTTATCACAAACCATATCAAACACTTTAGGTAGTTAATACATATCCACTTTTATAAAAGGGTCggaaatttttaaattcaaaataacattttttttagacTTTTTGAGGCATTGATTGTAGAATCTTCAAtgtcatattattatatttgctTTCTTAAACAGTACCCGGAGGTattatttagcattttcctttataaaaaaataataatcatggGCCTCGCGtctaggaaaaaaaaaactctacaatatttaaataaggaaaaagaaataaaaattcaaagaaaagtCGCGTCAAAGTCATTAAAGAAtactattattaaatatattaataaaaactaattttatgttttctttttgaaaagtcaaaaaatatactccctcgGGTCAAAATTacaagcaatttttttttttagattcatcgaaaaaataatgtatccagtctatattattgaccaaatacattactttttcaatgaacttaaaaagtgattttttatttttttttacttataattgtgTCCGGGACTCCGGGTgagaatattatattaaaacaacACAAATTACAACATAAGAAATGCTAATATCCTAAAGAACAAAACTCAAATATAACAAGAGACCAATCAACTGCGTTAACAAACCAAAAGAAACAACTAGCAGGTAACGAAAACTCCTATACATCTAAAAGATTGCATGTTGCATTGATAGTAATCATAAGAAAAATCCTTTACTTAGGCTTGATTAACTCTTTAATAATAA encodes:
- the LOC123881646 gene encoding oxygen-evolving enhancer protein 1, chloroplastic; translated protein: MAASLQAAATFMQPTKLRSNSLQLKSTQSVSKAFGLEHYGAKVTCSLQNDFKELANKCVEASKIAGFALATSALVVSGAGAEGAPKRLTFDEIQSKTYLEVKGTGTANQCPTIDGGVDSFAFKAGKYNAKKFCLEPTSFTVKAEGVNKNSPLTFQNTKLMTRLTYTLDEIEGPFEVSSDGTVKFEEKDGIDYAAVTVQLPGGERVPFLFTIKQLVASGKPDSFSGEYLVPSYRGSSFLDPKGRGASTGYDNAVALPAGGRGDEEELGKENNKSAASSKGKITLSVTQSKPETGELIGVFESIQPSDTDLGAKAPKDVKIQGVWYAQLES